The following is a genomic window from Nicotiana sylvestris chloroplast, complete genome.
TTGCAGCCTGCAATCCGAACTGAGGACGGGTTTTTGGGGTTAGCTCACCCTCGCGGGATCGCGACCCTTTGTCCCGGCCATTGTAGCACGTGTGTCGCCCAGGGCATAAGGGGCATGATGACTTGACGTCATCCTCACCTTCCTCCGGCTTATCACCGGCAGTCTGTTCAGGGTTCCAAACTCAACGATGGCAACTAAACACGAGGGTTGCGCTCGTTGCGGGACTTAACCCAACACCTTACGGCACGAGCTGACGACAGCCATGCACCACCTGTGTCCGCGTTCCCGAAGGCACCCCTCTCTTTCAAGAGGATTCGCGGCATGTCAAGCCCTGGTAAGGTTCTTCGCTTTGCATCGAATTAAACCACATGCTCCACCGCTTGTGCGGGCCCCCGTCAATTCCTTTGAGTTTCATTCTTGCGAACGTACTCCCCAGGCGGGATACTTAACGCGTTAGCTACAGCACTGCACGGGTCGATACGCACAGCGCCTAGTATCCATCGTTTACGGCTAGGACTACTGGGGTATCTAATCCCATTCGCTCCCCTAGCTTTCGTCTCTCAGTGTCAGTGTCGGCCCAGCAGAGTGCTTTCGCCGTTGGTGTTCTTTCCGATCTCTACGCATTTCACCGCTCCACCGGAAATTCCCTCTGCCCCTACCGTACTCCAGCTTGGTAGTTTCCACCGCCTGTCCAGGGTTGAGCCCTGGGATTTGACGGCGGACTTAAAAAGCCACCTACAGACGCTTTACGCCCAATCATTCCGGATAACGCTTGCATCCTCTGTATTACCGCGGCTGCTGGCACAGAGTTAGCCGATGCTTATTCCCCAGATACCGTCATTGCTTCTTCTCCGGGAAAAGAAGTTCACGACCCGTGGGCCTTCTACCTCCACGCGGCATTGCTCCGTCAGGCTTTCGCCCATTGCGGAAAATTCCCCACTGCTGCCTCCCGTAGGAGTCTGGGCCGTGTCTCAGTCCCAGTGTGGCTGATCATCCTCTCGGACCAGCTACTGATCATCGCCTTGGTAAGCTATTGCCTCACCAACTAGCTAATCAGACGCGAGCCCCTCCTCGGGCGGATTCCTCCTTTTGCTCCTCAGCCTACGGGGTATTAGCAGCCGTTTCCAGCTGTTGTTCCCCTCCCAAGGGCAGGTTCTTACGCGTTACTCACCCGTCCGCCACTGGAAACACCACTTCCCGTCCGACTTGCATGTGTTAAGCATGCCGCCAGCGTTCATCCTGAGCCAGGATCGAACTCTCCATGAGATTCATAGTTGCATTACTTATAGCTTCCTTGTTCGTAGACAAAGCGGATTCGGAATTGTCTTTCATTCCAAGGCATAACTTGTATCCATGCGCTTCATATTCGCCCGGAGTTCGCTCCCAGAAATATAGCCATCCCTGCCCCCTCACGTCAATCCCACGAGCCTCTTATCCATTCTCATTGAACGACGGCGGGGGAGCAAATCCAACTAGAAAAACTCACATTGGGCTTAGGGATAATCAGGCTCGAACTGATGACTTCCACCACGTCAAGGTGACACTCTACCGCTGAGTTATATCCCTTCCCCGCCCCATCGAGAAATAGAACTGACTAATCCTAAGTCAAAGGGTCGAGAAACTCAACGCCACTATTCTTGAACAACTTGGAGCCGGGCCTTCTTTTCGCACTATTACGGATATGAAAATAATGGTCAAAATCGGATTCAATTGTCAACTGCCCCTATCGGAAATAGGATTGACTACCGATTCCGAAGGAACTGGAGTTACATCTCTTTTCCATTCAAGAGTTCTTATGCGTTTCCACGCCCCTTTGAGACCCCGAAAAATGGACAAATTCCTTTTCTTAGGAACACATACAAGATTCGTCACTACAAAAAGGATAATGGTAACCCTACCATTAACTACTTCATTTATGAATTTCATAGTAATAGAAATACATGTCCTACCGAGACAGAATTTGGAACTTGCTATCCTCTTGCCTAGCAGGCAAAGATTTACCTCCGTGGAAAGGATGATTCATTCGGATCGACATGAGAGTCCAACTACATTGCCAGAATCCATGTTGTATATTTGAAAGAGGTTGACCTCCTTGCTTCTCTCATGGTACACTCCTCTTCCCGCCGAGCCCCTTTTCTCCTCGGTCCACAGAGACAAAATGTAGGACTGGTGCCAACAATTCATCAGACTCACTAAGTCGGGATCACTAACTAATACTAATCTAATATAATAGTCTAATATATCTAATATAATAGAAAATACTAATATAATAGAAAAGAACTGTCTTTTCTGTATACTTTCCCCGGTTCCGTTGCTACCGCGGGCTTTACGCAATCGATCGGATTAGATAGATATCCCTTCAACATAGGTCATCGAAAGGATCTCGGAGACCCACCAAAGTACGAAAGCCAGGATCTTTCAGAAAACGGATTCCTATTCAAAGAGTGCATAACCGCATGGATAAGCTCACACTAACCCGTCAATTTGGGATCCAAATTCGAGATTTTCCTTGGGAGGTATCGGGAAGGATTTGGAATGGAATAATATCGATTCATACAGAAGAAAAGGTTCTCTATTGATTCAAACACTGTACCTAACCTATGGGATAGGGA
Proteins encoded in this region:
- a CDS encoding hypothetical protein (ORF131), with amino-acid sequence MKIMVKIGFNCQLPLSEIGLTTDSEGTGVTSLFHSRVLMRFHAPLRPRKMDKFLFLGTHTRFVTTKRIMVTLPLTTSFMNFIVIEIHVLPRQNLELAILLPSRQRFTSVERMIHSDRHESPTTLPESMLYI
- a CDS encoding hypothetical protein (ORF70B), which produces MKFINEVVNGRVTIILFVVTNLVCVPKKRNLSIFRGLKGAWKRIRTLEWKRDVTPVPSESVVNPISDRGS